A region of the Sminthopsis crassicaudata isolate SCR6 chromosome 6, ASM4859323v1, whole genome shotgun sequence genome:
GCTAATCAAATTACCATTGCTTCTCCAATTGCTAATTGAAAcaaatacattgggaaatagaatattaaaagttTTCCTGTGAATTCCAAAGTACATAGAAGTGTCAAACTCAATGGTGAAAAGTAGAAGGATTTTCATGAGAATTTAGAAGGAGGAGGAGCCTGGAAATATGTTTACGAGCTCTAGGTGACTTTTAAGACAAATCTCTAAGGTTCACTTAACCTTTTGGAAAGAATCATGGTATTGACATTGCTCTTCTTATGATATTcacaaaagaaatgttttaattctATAATAAAGAGGAACTCATAGAAGCCTTGTTCATccatatttgattttgttttcttacatatttcttatatattacgTATTAACTTACATGTTCTTATGTAGTAAATGGACACAGTAGTCTAGGATTGTGTCAATTCTCTTATACAATATATGACAAAGATATTTCATAAATCAGGACGCTCATATTTGAATGTCATTAAGTGTATTTTACTTAATGATAGTATTTTAGTAACAGcaattattagtataattacaaaaatagcatttttatattcctttatgATTCATAATTTTAGACTCTAAATTTAGATTTATTgtccattttaatataattttatttagaacTTTGCTCCCAACAATGCTATGAGATAGATATTTCAAACCATGAAACATCTATGAttaaatgctagatttggaaGGAAAGTAAGAAGATCAATGTTTCTAGTGGACTTGCACACATATAGAAGAAAAGTTCCATGTTAGCATCATTAAGATTTGTGTTTGTGTCTCAATGTAGGTACATGTTCATCTAAATGCCAGTACAATGTTCAGATTTTGAGGGCCCCACATCAGGAAGTAAAGACTTTTAATGACAACCAAAGCTTACCTTTCTTTTGAGTCATACTTCCAAAGTCTCTACTTGGTTTAAATGTATACATAAAGTCATACACTGACATATATTTTTCCCACAATATTTCAGCAACTATGGAAACCTTTCTTTTCCTAGTTGGGTTGTGCTTGATCATAGTTAGGAACCCGATCTATTATGACCAAAACataacttttgaattttttttccttctagagaTATGAAGTCAATAAAATTAAGGTCTGAGATTTGTGggtatttatattattaaagaaaGCAGCATAATTTTCTGGAACACAAGTAAACATTCCATATATGTGGCCATCTTGAACTAGTAAAATTTGCTTTCTAATAACTTTAGGATGCTTTTTTTGACCTACATATTCCAAATTATTCTGGATAGCTTTCTTTACCAGAAAGAGGATAGAGTGCTTTGATGGAATTGGCTACTTCCTGGGACCATCTGTGACATCAGTGATATCTTGCATccatcctaattttatagatctAATCTCTGTCATTGTTTTAATAGTAAATGATTTTATAGGATTGGCACTTGAAATTTTTGCCATCAAAACCTAACAGCATGAATAATTTCAGTGTCCATCAGCGGTATTGTTTACCATTTCTTCTAATCCTTTAGAGACAACTGAGACCAAGAAACTGTGTGTAATGAAGcaagattcatatatatatttctggtACACTGTCTAGAAAAAGACCTAAAGTTTCAACTGTCCTGCCATCTGTATGctgtcctactttttttttttttttgcttatagattttactctttcttttttattagcaAAGCTTTGGTCCTCTATGCCTCCCTTGATAGTGTAGCTGCAGCAAGATTAATTTTTCCAGAAGAAGTAAATTACATTTGCTTAAATTCTACTATCTCTGCCACTTATTTCTGACAAATAGCAACCATCTGGGGACTTTGCAGAACATAAATCAGTGGATTATTGGCATTCAAGATTTGCAAATTTATTCTATACATAGAGTCTCCAAAATTGATGAAACATTGCAAACTCCAGCATGTTTTATGGTTTAATGTAGCTCAAACTTCTGCTGGCAAATCTAACTGGTTTCATAGTACCATCACTCTTTAGGTAGCCAATTGCTCCAAGCTGAAAGCTGTATATAAGACAAAAAACTTTCTTCGATCAATATGCCACAACACTGGcccatttatttagcatttatgtaCCAGAAACAGAATGACAgactggatttattttttaaggcaATGACAAAGTCCCTGCCTCAAAGAGGTCAAATTCTAATGGTGAAAAACAAGAccaaatatttatgtacatatgtgatgtaaacaaaattaataaaagattaaTGAGCACAAAACATATCACATGGAAAAGTCTACATGACTTTTTTTATATTGAATTAGTTTGCTATCTCAGACAATTATAAGGCATGTAATATGTGGAAGTTTCTAAAATTCCTGGAACCTTGGTCTCTCAATAATAAAATTGCAGATGCTAATAAAATTTTCACAGAGTTATAATGAAGCTAAATAATGATTATAGATATAcgtattggggcagctaggtggcgcaatggatagagcaccagccttgaattcaggaggactctagttcaagtctggtctcacttaacacgtcctagctgtgtgactctgggcaagtcacttaaccccagccacaggggggggaaaaaaaagatatacatatacattgatttgaaaaaaattaaaactgaaggTGAAATGTGAGCTTTGTTCAGAAAAATTCTCATGAgacacatgcaaacacacactatggcaaacaaacagaaagagacagagaggaacagagacagagagagagaaagaagttcCGCTTGCATCTTAAAGCAAAGATGAGATTCTGAGAAGTCCTTGTTACCTAATGTCTTCTTGAACATGCATCGACAAAACCCGTTCAATAACACTTGGTTTGTATAAGTTAAAAATGAACCTTTTTTTGATAGGCAGCTATCTGTCAGTGCAGAGAAACACAGATATGATTAAAACAAGAGACCTATTTAGtctgtaatttatttttcattattctcttcACAGCATCCTTAACATCTTTGTTTCTCAGGCTATAAATCAAGGGATTTAACATAGGACtcacaaaaatatagaaaactgCTACAATTTTCCCTTGTTCTACAGATGTCTCTGAGGGAGATCTTAGATACATGCAAAAAAGAGTCCCATAAAACACCGTGACAGCTGTCAGATGGGAACCACAGGTAGAGAAAGCTTTACGCTGGCCCTCAGTTGAGCGGATACGCAAGATGGCTATGAAGATAAACATATAAGAGATAAGAATGACTGTGAGGGAGCAGGTGAGGTTGGAACCAGCAACTATAAACATGGCAGTTGCTTTGATGTAGGTGTCTGAGCAGGAGAGGACCATAAGGGGTGGGTCAGCACAGTAGAAGTGGTTAATCTCATTAGGGCCACAGAAGGATAGCCGGAGCATCAAGATGGTTTGTATCAGGCCATTGACAAAGCCATAGACATAAGTTGCTGTGACCAGGGAGATGCAGATGTTCTTGGACATTTTGCTGCTATAGAGCAGTGGATTACAGATAGCCACATACCGGTCGTAGGCCATAACTGTGAGCATGTAATAGTCTGTTATCACCAAggcaatgaaaaaatgaaattgtatgaAGCAGCCAACATAGGAAATGGTTTTTCTTTGTGATAGAAAATGGACCAACATCTGAGGTGTGACATTGGTGGAATAACAAAGGTCCACAAAGGATAAGTGGCTGAGGAAAAAGTACATGGGAGTTTGAAGTTTGGGATCAGTCCTGATCAGTGCAATCATGCCCACATTTCCACATACAGTGATGAGGTAGATCATTAAAAACAATACAAAGAGAATGGGCTGCAACTTTGGATGATCAGTTAGTCCCAGGAGAATGAACTCGGTCACCATGGTGTAGTTTATCCCTGACATTTTGTTCAAACCtaagaaggtaaaaagggaaaataaatataacCTTTATATATTcgatatcatattttattttcacatgatttccatattttcttcttcctctgtactTTCTTACATATGGCCCACGAAGAACTGGAAAAGCAAGCATTTCTTGTGTATTTACAAGCACCTGATTTATTCTAGAACTCAATATTTTAATGATCTTGAAATTCATAATGACAACATAATTTTAACACCTCTAaagatagatattattttaagctgaaaaaataaatgcaaataaatgcaTGTGAAGGATGACAGAGGTTATATTCAAACTCTTCTCTCTTTCAATAATGTCACAGGATTGTCTTAGATTCTATATGTCACATTTTTATCAGAATATTTCCAAGAAGGAAAACATGCAGATAGGAAAATTCAAAATAGTGAATATGATCAAGATCTTTCTATTGGGGAATTAGTTGaaagaaatttcaatttttaGCTTTgtgaataaaagaggaaaaggatgacttcaaaaatcaaaaggGTTGTCTTATGGAAGAGTTATAGATGCATGAAATTATAGAATTTGATagttgaaagggacttcagagacaACCGGGTTCAATTGAAAATCAAAAGGAATTACCATTGTAAAATGCCTGACAAGTCATCATCCAATGTTAAAGATCTTCAAATATAGGGAAATTCCCCTTCTAGATGTAACCCATTCCAGTTTGGAAGAATGAATGCAATCACCATGGTATAAGTAATAAAACCCCTCTCAAAAAGTACCTAAGAGAATGTTCCTTGGGAAAATTCTTTTGTCTATaaattattgaaaatgaaaataggcCTTTATgccattaattttttcattttatatctcaTCTTTCTATTATGGCAAGATTCTTTGAGAAGGTTTTCTATAATCAatgcttcttcttttcttttcactctctTCTTCACTCCCTACATTCTAGTTCCAAGTTTATCATTCAACCAAAGTTGTTCTCTCCATAGTTGCCAATAATTACTTAATTGGTAAatccaaagactttttttttttttttagtcctcaTCTCCCTGAATTTCACTGCAGACTTTTCTTAAGATTGGTTTGATACTACACTTTCtttgttctccttgttcttctctgattATTGCCTTTCAATCTTTACTCCCTTTTTCTTCAGGTCCACATTTATTAGTTGTAGGTATTCTGAAGGGCTTTATCCTGGGGCCTATTCTCCAGACCATTTTTGATTTAGTAACATCATCAGCTCCCGGGACTTCTATCATCATTCTCTATGCTAACGTTTCTCAAGTTTAGTTATCCAGTTCTAACCTCTCTTTTGACTGTTCCTCCTTCATTTCCAAAATGGTATTGGACATTTCAGATTGAATATACCAAACTCAACTTGTCCAGAACTTCATTTATCTTTCCTCTGAAACTTCCTGCTGCTCCAAACTTCCCTAATACTATTGAGGATACCACCATACTGCCAGTCACCCAGGCTAATATCCTAGATGTCACCTGTTGCCAACTGTTTTGAATTTAAGCTCTGTAACATCTTTCATATTTGCTCTTTTCTATTCTGACACTGCCACCCCTGGTAGAGACCTTTATTGTTTCATGCATGGATTAATTCAATAGTCCTTTAGATGATTCTGTTGACTATTTCCATTACGTCTATTTTCCACTCTTCTCTTCAAATGGATCTCCTTAAGTTCAGGTTGCAATTGTCACTCCTCCCAACCCATTCAGTAAATTCCAATGCTTTCCTTTAACactaaaactaaatataaaatcctttctttggcattcaaaatcctttataacCAATCCTCTGctaatctttccagtcttctcccTTATCTATTCACACAATTTGCATTGAAGTTGCATTATCTTGCTCTTCTTAGACTAAGACACATCATCTTGATTCCACACATTTTTACTGTCTGTCCTCATCtctcctcctggcttccctgattCCCTTCAATTTCAACGTAAAATCTCTATTTCTAAAGGAATCATTTCCAATTCTCAAGGCCCTAACACTTAAGCctaatgctttctttctttttatcttcaatttatttataaataacttGGTCATCCATAGTTGTTAGCAGTTTGTCTCCCTTCttgaaggaagaaactgtttttgtttttgttttttgttttgttttgttttgttttgtttttggtctttttgtttgtttccttagtGCTTaagacagtgcctggcacataacaacTGAGTGATTATTTGCTTTCATCTTAGGTGCCATTTGATCTATCATTTTCCTGACTTTGTCATTTATCTTCATGCTCGAGATTCTCTCCCTGTTCACCTCTGCCTTCAAAATAAAGATTCCTGCTACAGGAGATCTTTCCTGCTCAGTTCTAATTGCTTCTGATGTCTTCAAAATTTCTTTGTCTCATCTTCatctatattttgtatataagtaGATAGgtagattagaaagaaagaaagagagagagagagaaagaacaggaggtaagaaagaaagagaaagaaagggagagtgagaaaaaagaaaggaagggaaggaaggaaggaaggaaggaaagaaagaaagaaagaaagaaagaaagaaagaaaggaaagaagaagaaagagaagaaagaaagaaagaaagaagaaagaaagaaagaaagaaagaaagaaagaaagaagaaaagaaagaaagaaagaaagaaagaaagaaagaaagaaagaaagaaagaaagaaagaaaaaagggagagtgagaaagaaagaagaagaaaagaaagaaggaaagaaagaaggaaaggaagaaaggaagaaagaaagaaagaaagaaagaaagaaagaaagaaagaaagaaagaaagaaagaaagaaagaaagaaagaaagaaagaaaaaagggagagtgagaaagaaagaaagggagagttggaaagaaagaaagaaagaaagaagaaaagaaagaaggaaggaagaaaggaagaaagaaggagaaagaaagaaagaagaaagaaagaaagaaagaaagaaagaaagaaagaaagaaagaaagaaagaaagaaagaaagaaagaagaaagaaagaaagaaagaaagaaagaaagggagagtgagaaagaaagaaagggagagtggaaagaaagaaagaaagaaagaagaaaagaaagaagaaaggaagaaagaagaaagaaagaaagaaagaaagaaagaaagaaagaaagaaagaaagaaagaaagaaagaaagaaagaaagaaagaaagaaagaaagaaaagaaagaaagaaagaaagaaagaaagaaagaaaggaaggaaggaaggaaggaaggaaggaaggaaggaaggaaggaaggaaggaaggaaggaaggaaggaaggaaggaaggaaggaagggagaaagagagaaagagagaaagagagaaagaaagaaagaaaaaagaaaaaaagaaaaaaagaaaagaataaagagagaaagaaagaaaggaagaaagaaagagaaatagatttcttctagtaaaatatatatgttcctTAAGTGTTgggattgttaaattttcattttaatgcaGAGCCTGAAAATCATCAtaatttagtaaatgcttttttatggAAATGGCTTATGTTAGATTTCATTTCAACCCCCTTagtttacatataagaaaaagaTCCACAGTTATGAAATGACTTACCAAGGATCCTGTGTCTAATTAGTGACAGAAGTACTGGAAATGCTCTTCTAGTAATAGTCTAGTAATTCACCCCCTCTATTCTagattgaaatgaaatattttaaaaacaatactaCAGAAGGAtaccaattctcatttttataacactttaatCTTATTATAGTGATTTCTCCATAATTCTTCACTGAGATTAGTAGCAAGAGTATTAAAATCACTATTTTGTAAGTGAAATTTCATATGTTAAATACTTTTCCCCAAAACACACAGTTAATATGGGACTGATGGAAATTGCAATGCAAGTTTTCCTGGAGGATACTTCTCATTaacacactgatttttttttttaacctttacaatccataaaatcaaaattttcctcctcatttcatATTCTACAATTCTTACCTGaaacaaaagcaaatgaaatCTGAAGCAGAACTGTATATGATTTACTCTGAATTCCAGAGCCCATAGAATTTCTAAACCTACCTATGAAAGAAGAGAGATCTCTCCAAGAATATAGTAAGACAATGGCAACTGAATTATGTTTATGACACTGTAGTCACTTTGGGACTGAATCCCTGGGGTTCAATTAGTCTCTTCCCCTCGATGAAGACATGCCAGAAAAGATTGCTTACTTCTCAATATTTCACAGGAGGAAACAACATTGATTTTCTTAAtgtatagaaacttttaaaatttctgattaTGAGTTtatttggtagtttttttttcaactattaaGAAATGGCCCATAAGTGATTCAACTTTCCTGTGAATGATGCAACAAAgcgtctataaaatgggattggTGATACGAACTAAATTCCAGGatagttgtgagaataaaataatatttgtaaggcatttAGACTGGTTCCTGGAACATAATTGGCATTATATAAATGGGTGTGGTGGTTGTTCTGTtatatgaaaacagaaaaaaaagtatattattgCATTGATTACATATAATGAATATATTGGGAAGGGAAATAAATTGAAATCAAATCAATCAAGGTAATGAAGGATAAAGGGATTGGAGACTGAGAAATGAGAACAAAATAGGGTTAAGAGGAATGAGGAGagtttaaatgagaaaattatgttGCATTACATGGTGTAGTGATCTCTGGGTATGGCTGAATGAGGGAAGAACTGAGCTATGAAAACACTAAAGAACTtagatgtaaatatatttaatgacAATCAAATGGGTAAAACAGAGAGATGGAATCTCAATGGTTAGCAATGACATGTAGCTAAATTTAAGTAGAATGTGGGCTATGTAGAGAGGTGTATAATATCAGAAGACTGAAAATTTAAGAAGAGGCAGgtctaaaaatcaaaaaaaggaaactaagttGGAGATTAAATACTGATGTGACTGTAAAGGgatgaaaatatattaatagaGTGATGTTCAAAGGAGAAGGGACAGCTGGGTTAGAGTGATAATGGGTGAATCTCAAGAAGATTCTGAGTTTTCCCAGGAATCATGACCTGAAGGTATACACAGGTCTGAAAGGATAACCAGGAATGAAGTGTCATCTAAGGGAGGTCTAGTCTTTGTAAGCACAAGTAGATGGATGGAGTATGAAAAGAAAAGGTCCAAAATGAAGGCAAATTGGTTCATTACATTACTAAAATTTCAAAGGTTCTATTGAAGAGATAAGCAGAGATGATATGGAAAGTCAAAAAAACTGAGGATGATGTGAGAAGAAGAGGAGGTTGGGAAAAATATATTCCTTCATCACAGTGATTATGTAGAACAGAAATAGGGAGGAAGTTTTCTAACTTTTGAGGTAGTAGTGAATAACTATTGAATTGGAATGCTCATCTTCTCTGATCTCCACAGATCTACCCATTGGATAGGTGTAGTGTTGTGAAGATAAAGTCAGAAAACATGGGACATAGTTTTGTTTTCcgttttctgttttatttaaataaaacagtGATAGACTTTATTTA
Encoded here:
- the LOC141546616 gene encoding olfactory receptor 5M5-like, yielding MSGINYTMVTEFILLGLTDHPKLQPILFVLFLMIYLITVCGNVGMIALIRTDPKLQTPMYFFLSHLSFVDLCYSTNVTPQMLVHFLSQRKTISYVGCFIQFHFFIALVITDYYMLTVMAYDRYVAICNPLLYSSKMSKNICISLVTATYVYGFVNGLIQTILMLRLSFCGPNEINHFYCADPPLMVLSCSDTYIKATAMFIVAGSNLTCSLTVILISYMFIFIAILRIRSTEGQRKAFSTCGSHLTAVTVFYGTLFCMYLRSPSETSVEQGKIVAVFYIFVSPMLNPLIYSLRNKDVKDAVKRIMKNKLQTK